In Anopheles bellator unplaced genomic scaffold, idAnoBellAS_SP24_06.2 scaffold01397_ctg1, whole genome shotgun sequence, a single genomic region encodes these proteins:
- the LOC131214578 gene encoding uncharacterized protein DDB_G0290587-like: MMMVQRPLSVLVFEVNVIVLLMLGFGSTEAVPQVNHWHHPSAGHTHPMYQACLSDYPCEPSYLCDFYECDEDEADDSEQICGSEENESTSSEECGETTVTTTTAAPTTSTTTETTTVPTTTTTTTDATTTTTSKTSSTTDSPTTETTASTEPTATTTT; this comes from the coding sequence atgatgatggtacaACGACCGCTCTCGGTGCTAGTGTTCGAGGTGAACGTgatcgtgctgctgatgctgggctTCGGATCGACCGAGGCCGTGCCGCAGGTGAACCACTGGCACCACCCGAGCGCTGGCCACACGCACCCCATGTACCAGGCGTGCCTCAGTGACTATCCGTGTGAGCCGAGCTATTTGTGCGACTTTTACGagtgcgacgaggacgaagcggACGATTCGGAGCAAATCTGTGGTTCGGAAGAAAACGAGTCAACCAGCAGCGAAGAGTGCGGGGAAACGACGGTAACCACGACGACTGCTGCACCGAccacgtcgacgacgacggaaaccACGACTGTCCCTacaacaacgaccacaacGACTGACGCTACAACAACGACCACAAGCAAAACTAGTTCAACAACGGACAGTCCAACAACTGAAACTACTGCGTCCACTGAGCCTACAGCCACAACTACGACAC